A DNA window from Macadamia integrifolia cultivar HAES 741 chromosome 4, SCU_Mint_v3, whole genome shotgun sequence contains the following coding sequences:
- the LOC122076718 gene encoding cell division cycle protein 48 homolog produces MADSSSSAADRGQPSSSSDPKSKKDFSTAILERKKSPNRLVVDEAINDDNSVVSMNAATMEKLQFFRGDTVLIKGKKRKDTVCIVLGDDQCEEPKIRMNKVVRANLRVRLGDVVSVHQCPDVKYGKRVHILPIDDTIEGVTGNLFDVYLKPYFLESYRPLRKGDLFLVRGGMRSVEFKVIETDPGEYCVVAPDTEIFCEGEPIKREDEERLNEVGYDDVGGVRKQMAQIRELVELPLRHPQLFKSIGVKPPKGILLYGPPGSGKTLIARAVANETGAFFFLINGPEIMSKLAGESESNLRKAFEEAEKNAPSIIFIDELDSIAPKREKTHGEVERRIVSQLLTLMDGLKSRAHVIVMGATNRPNSIDPALRRFGRFDREIDIGVPDEVGRLEVLRIHTKNMKLAEDVDLEKVSKNTHGYVGADLAALCTEAALQCIREKMDVIDLEDETIDAEVLNSMSVTNEHFQTALGTSNPSALRETVVEVPNVSWEDIGGLDNVKRELQETVQYPVEHPEKFEKFGMSPSKGVLFYGPPGCGKTLLAKAIANECQANFISVKGPELLTMWFGESEANVREIFDKARQSAPCVLFFDELDSIATQRGSSVGDAGGAADRVLNQLLTEMDGMTAKKTVFIIGATNRPDIIDPALLRPGRLDQLIYIPLPDEASRLQIFKSCLRKSPVSQDVDLSALARYTHGFSGADITEICQRACKYAIRENIEKDIERERKRRDNPEAMEEDDVDDVPEIKAAHFEESMKFARRSVSDADIRKYQLFAQTLQQSRGFGSEFRFADRSENAAGTGASDPFSSAAAGGEDDDLYG; encoded by the exons ATGGCGGATTCGAGTTCATCCGCTGCGGATCGTGGCCAGCCTTCTTCGTCGTCGGACCC GAAAAGTAAGAAGGACTTTTCTACTGCAATATTGGAACGCAAAAAGTCTCCAAACCGTCTTGTTGTTGATGAAGCTATAAATGATGACAATTCTGTGGTTTCCATGAATGCTGCCACTATGGAAAAGCTCCAGTTTTTCCGAGGAGACACAGTTTTAATCAAG GGGAAGAAGCGAAAGGACACAGTTTGCATAGTTCTTGGTGATGATCAATGCGAAGAACCAAAAATCAGAATGAATAAAGTTGTACGTGCTAATCTTAGGGTACGTCTTGGGGATGTTGTATCTGTCCATCAATGTCCAGATGTGAAGTATGGGAAACGTGTTCACATCCTTCCTATTGATGATACAATCGAGGGTGTGACGGGAAACCTGTTTGATGTGTATTTGAAGC CATATTTCCTGGAATCATATCGACCTTTGAGGAAAGGGGATCTTTTTCTTGTTAGAGGGGGCATGCGAAGTGTTGAATTCAAAGTTATTGAGACAGATCCTGGTGAATATTGTGTTGTTGCACCAGACACGGAGATCTTTTGCGAGGGAGAACCTATCAAACGTGAGGATGAGGAGCGACTAAATGAAGTTGGCTATGATGATGTTGGTGGTGTCAGGAAGCAAATGGCTCAGATACGTGAGCTGGTAGAGCTTCCTTTGAGACACCCGCAACTTTTCAAGTCCATTGGTGTAAAGCCTCCAAAAGGCATCTTGCTTTATGGTCCACCAGGTTCTGGGAAAACCCTTATTGCAAGGGCTGTTGCCAATGAGACTGGtgcattcttcttcttgataaatGGACCTGAGATAATGTCAAAGTTGGCTGGTGAAAGTGAGAGTAATTTAAGGAAGGCTTTTGAAGAAGCTGAGAAGAATGCTCCttccatcattttcattgatgagCTGGATTCCATTGCCCCAAAGAGAGAAAAGACACATGGTGAAGTCGAAAGACGTATAGTCTCGCAACTTCTCACTTTAATGGATGGTCTTAAGTCCCGAGCACATGTGATTGTGATGGGAGCCACCAATAGGCCCAACAGCATTGACCCTGCTCTTAGGAGATTTGGTAGATTCGATCGAGAGATAGATATTGGTGTGCCAGATGAGGTTGGGAGGCTGGAAGTTCTTCGTATACATACAAAGAATATGAAACTTGCAGAAGAT GTTGATCTGGAAAAGGTATCAAAAAATACGCACGGTTATGTTGGTGCAGATCTTGCTGCTCTTTGCACTGAGGCTGCTCTTCAGTGCATTAGGGAGAAGATGGATGTTATTGACTTAGAAGATGAGACAATTGATGCAGAGGTTTTAAATTCAATGTCTGTAACAAACGAGCATTTCCAAACTGCTCTAGGAACTTCCAATCCATCAGCCTTGCGTGAAACG GTTGTTGAGGTGCCCAATGTCTCATGGGAAGATATCGGTGGGTTGGACAATGTGAAAAGAGAGCTTCAGGAG ACTGTCCAATACCCAGTGGAGCATCCGGAGAAGTTTGAAAAGTTTGGCATGTCTCCATCCAAAGGTGTCCTCTTCTATGGTCCACCTGGGTGTGGTAAAACCTTACTTGCCAAGGCAATTGCAAATGAGTGTCAAGCAAATTTTATTAGTGTCAAAGGACCTGAATTGCTGACAATGTGGTTTGGAGAAAGTGAGGCAAATGTGCGAGAGATATTTGATAAGGCACGCCAGTCAGCTCCATGTGTACTATTCTTTGATGAACTTGATTCTATTGCCACTCAG CGTGGGAGTTCAGTAGGAGATGCTGGGGGTGCTGCAGACAGGGTTTTGAACCAACTCTTGACAGAGATGGATGGGATGACTGCTAAGAAGACGGTTTTTATCATTGGGGCAACGAACAGGCCAGATATTATTGATCCTGCATTGCTCAGGCCTGGTCGTCTGGACCAGTTGATATATATACCACTGCCAGATGAAGCCTCTCGTCTCCAAATCTTCAAATCGTGCTTGCGCAAATCACCCGTCTCTCAGGATGTTGACCTTTCAGCTCTTGCACGGTACACTCATGGTTTCAGCGGTGCAGATATCACGGAGATCTGTCAGCGTGCTTGCAAATATGCTATCAGAGAAAACATTGAGAAG GATAttgagagggaaaggaagaggagagataACCCAGAAGCaatggaagaggatgatgtggATGATGTGCCTGAGATAAAGGCTGCACATTTTGAAGAGTCCATGAAATTTGCTCGCAGGAGTGTTAGTGATGCTGATATCAGGAAGTACCAGCTATTCGCTCAGACACTTCAGCAATCTCGAGGCTTTGGTTCAGAGTTTCGGTTTGCAGATCGCTCTGAGAATGCCGCAGGAACCGGGGCCTCAGATCCATTCTCTTCTGCTGCAGCCGGTGGAGAAGATGATGACTTATATGGTTAA